The stretch of DNA GTGCATGTAGGTCAAGAGAACTTGAGAAGATTAGCAGTGGATAATTCATTACAGATTGCCTCACTGCACTCGTATGTGACCGTAAGTTGACTCGACAACTCAATGTCGAACACTTCACTAATTAAACTCAAGATCTACTTTTGGTCTCTCAAACACGTTTTCTATGTAAATGTGAATTATTAAAGGAAAGTGGGATATTCATCTGAGACATTTATATGCATCTGGTTTACCTAAAGGCTTTGTCTCATTTCAAAGTAAGGGCTGTGACTTTGAGTTTtacaaaaaactgaaacattttacCGTTCATCAAGCATCAGATCCTGAACTTTACACTGTTATCATGTTATTCAGATGAGTGTTATTTTATCAAGTCACATTTATTCTCGTCACATGTAGAAACATTTTCCATGTCTTATGGAAATTCTTAGAAAGCAGCTTCTCTTTGCTATTTGGTCTCAATGATTTCAACAGTTAAATGTGACTAGAACTAACATTCTCAccactttttttcttaatgattATGAAGCAATGATGACCCAAACATGTACAATATAGACAgacaatgtgacagtgtgactGAATATAATCACACTGTGCTGTTGATGCAGTTATTTTCCACCATAAAAAAATGACTGTGACCAACATTTTTGAGTCATTGTGGGGAAAAATACACATCGACTGAACATGAGCAACAAAACATCAGGTTATGGGAAATTCCAAATGACAACATTGACATTTCAATgtgtaataatgataaaataacacatCTACCAGCCATCACTCTTATCTTGGTCAATActcaataaacaaacagctaTAGTAGTTGGCTTCAGAGACTTGTTTTGCCCTCGATCACCTTGCACTGCCATTGGACATGTCACCTGCCATATGACTGGCTGATGTTGAAAACTCGCCAGCACAGCTTGCTCTTTTATCAACCTTAACTAGATTTTTctgatgtgaaaaaacatttcactgcaaTAATTCCCCTGTATATCATCACTGTATGATGCACTCTGAAGTCCTGTCTGCTCTTGATGCTGACAGAATGAAAATCTCCCTGAGGTGCCAGGAGAGGAATCCAGAGAGATTATCCGCAAAGATGTTACAACAGTCAAGGCAGAAAAGTGGGTATGACAAGATAAACTTCATCCTTGTTCTAAGCATTTTACGAACATATTCTTAAATAGCTCAATATCCCTGCCATGTTTTCAACTTACTGTCTTCACAGGTGATACAGATGTTAACTTTTAAATTCAACAGTTGAGTTTCCTGAGGGTTAAAGGTCAGCATCATTTTCAGGTGTTTATTTCATGAGGACCAGTATGTGCAGAGTATACTACAGCAGACTGAGCGAAAATACATAGTCAGCGAGTCAAGAATTAgtagaaaagacaaaaggacaCTGCATTGGTTCGTCTACCTATGGCCATTTTAAAAGAACTTTCAaagattatatatattatatatatatatatatatattaatctATTTAGGGGATTTTTAAGATTTCTGGTTCTATTCAATGTTTGAATGCATGGttaactgttttattgttattccCTTTTATTTCCCTAACACTTAGTGTATATTCTGTGTACACtctttttttcagcacaaattCATTTCCAACAACCCACTGTTGTAGTGTCAGTGTCAGGTCTCTATATTCACTTTGGGACTGGAGACCAGAGATGGCACAAATAAGAGGTTATCTGCTGACTTTGTCTATGTCCTCTGCAAAATAATTGTGTATATGAGCACATTagtttaaacacacaaacagacacacacagagacacagactcgcacacacacacacacgcatccacacacacatacagagtgtGAAGAGCCTCAAGTTCCCCTCCTTAAACTAATATGGCTACACTGATTGGTATAAAGTACTTAATttggcaaaacaaatacaaaacttaAAATGCATgaaggtttgtgtttttatgctaaaGCCCGTGGGTGAGTGATTAATTTTGGCAGAAGTTGAAAGGAAGAAAGATACACCAATGTTCCTCATTTGATTGACTCCCTTTACAATCcatatatagaaaaaaaaacatattatggCCCATGTGAGACCTCAGAAACTCTTGCTTAAATTGAAACACAAGTACAAGTAACTGTGATGTCTATATATAATTGcattctgaaaataattatgtaTAAATTGGCAGCAAATTTCTGCAGTCCTGTGTTACCACATTGGGTTGAGGTCTGTGCAACcagtcttcctcttctcttgaCAGTAGCAAAAGAGTCTGTATCCCAAAGTACACGAATAATCCCGTATTGCAATATGGAAagctcctttaaatgtttgGTGAAACCAGATATTCAGATAAAATGTGTAAAGCACAAATTTTCCCaccctgtttttttctgtataggCACACATTTCCCAAACATCTACAGTGTTGTGTCTAAGTGATGTGCTGGCAAAAAAAGGAGTCAGTTGATAGgataagaaacaaagaaatacttTTTCACGTCCTTGCCCTGACTGACGCCATATTTCCCATGGGCTCTTTCACTGTGGGTCCCCCTCCTCTAGTTCCTCTGGAGGTTTAGATTCTTCCTGCGGGGACACAGGCCACTCTGGttcctccactccctcctccGGATCCTCTCCTTCTaccagctcctctctgctgcctggCTCCTCGTCTTCCTCATGAATAGCCAGAATAGGCTCAGCTACATTGTTTAAATGGACAGACTCTGATCCTTGGCCCTGTTTCTGGGCCTCCTCTCCGATCACCTTCTTCCACATCTCGTGGTTCTCCAGCAGGTGCTGGGTGATCTGACAGAAcactttccttctcttcttgGGGGCTGCTTTCtctggaaaataaagaaataacatcattaaaaattttttgatgattttatacAATTGCCACCTGAACTTAAAAAGAATGCGGTCATTTATCAGTAAAGACATATGATCAACACGTAGCAGCATCTAGCTGCTGTAAAGCAAATAGCTTTTTTGTCAGAAACTGTTGTCACCTCTGGCCTTTCTGAAAGGATGTGCACACATCTGTACCAAAGCAGCCTCAAACATCTtcaaaacatctgtgttttacAAGTCTTCTCTGTAGTTATCTACCACAATAGCAAGACTTTGGCTAATCAGTAGTGTTGATTATTAGAGCCACTTTAGATTACATAATGACATGTAGCATAACTCATTATTGTCAAATAACTTTTCTGTAATCACATTACCATTACTGACTGTCACTAGTTGTGCTGTTTAAAAATAACTGCTGTAAAACAGCATATCTAATAGCTcattcattgttaaaaaaaaagattaaacctGATGTGTGAATATGTTGGATGAGTtattaatataatgtatataatatatatttatataaacatatttcacatgtatttattcatctatttacTATAGAAGGTCTTCCCTTTGGCTTTATAATGAACTGTCAACAGCAATCATATTATATTCTGATCAGAGACTTTACCAATCTAACAAAATCTGGTAAATCTTTTTTTAGCCACTGGTTAACGTGTCCTGCACTAGTGTATATCATATTGTATAATCAAATCCATAAGGCATTCTAGGCTATGTTTCtgattttttccattttatgtttcagctctgttttggaCCAAAGTGCTTACGTGATGCCTCTGAGCTCGTGGATGTGTCCTCTTCTGCAgtatcatcctcatcctcttcctcattctcCGTGATCTCTGGCTCCTCTGCCTCTGGGTTGGGCTCCACCCATCGTCCAGGTATCAGGCCGGCTGAGTCATAGGAGTTGCACAGTGGCCCCACGATGTGTGTGATGAACGATTCCTGGAGTTTGGCCAACTGCGGTGCTGCTCGATCCATGAAGGGGCTGATGGGAAGGCCCAGGCTGGACTCCTCATCGCCCTACATAAAGCATTACCCGCATTAGTGCAAAATCATGACCAGCTGAATGAATGCCAAGACATGGCATCATTCAAATTTCACTACACTTATTATTCCAAAAGAACTGAGTAATTCAGGCCAGACGGAACAGTTGGGATTGATGTCAAGTTGAAGTCTGTCAAGCCCTAAATTATTTGTTTcaaaattacaattaataatTCACTAAATTATTTGGTTTATAATTAATTTTGAGTCTTCATAGTGAATAGAATTTGAAGTTTGGTGTTGActgcataaaagaaaaatgaaaccaatGAAAATTATTTAGTGCAACAGGTGGAACAAAAGGAACAAAAGTCATACCAATTCTTAAGCCATATTGATTTTCATTCCAGCCAGCTAGTTAATGACTATTTTACACCTGGGATGCCAAGTGAATACACGCCAGCATCACTCTGGGTCCTGACCAGGATGAGAAGCTATTAGCATACACCTGATTGCTGAGCCCTTGCTCCAAGCCCTTGCCTACCTGCCCCGAGAGAGGCTaaactgtaaatgaatgaaagcaaGGAGAGGAACTGCCCGCTTGTAACACACAATAACCCACTGACATTCACATAATGTCagacaacatttattttatataaaacctTGGTAACATTTTATCTGACATCTGTCTGTAATTACCTAATAATTATAGAAAGAAgcatgatagaaaaaaaatacaggtaataagtaataataagttgtgtttggtttttaagCTGGTGTTGATTTCCAGAGGTATTTCCTTGAAAGGACTGTCACATTTAAATGGAAGTATCACTACTCATATAtctattcatctttttttttttgaggaaactTTCCAATTCTCTATATCTGTTAAATTGTAAACTTACCTGTAGTGCGTGTTGTTGTACATGCTGTACTCAATACTGCAGCTGAAGCTAGATATTAATTGGAAATGACTGGAAATGTAAGAGCTGAACAGAGTCTCTGTGTTCCCTATACTTAGTATATGATTACAAGTCATTTCTAGGAACCTTCCTACGAATTCAAAGTTACATGTCAGTGATTatttaagagaaaaagaaaaattattaaaaaaaaattgtcaagttgaatataaaacacacactaacatttgAAATGAGTCAAAAGCATCGTCGATGACAGTCGTTTACACAAGAATGAGGGACAGTAGCATGTAAGCTGTCAATGACGTCCGTATGgtttaaaatgaacaacagcTTATAGCAAGGTTTCCTGGTTGCCTTGGTGACTGGCCCCAAATGTCATCTCCTACACTATAGAGTGTTCAGTGCCTCTGTTCGTTTATTGAGCTGCTAATGTAAAGCATAAAGAGATTCATCTAAAGATGGGATTTCAGGTGGAGTTGTAATTTGAGGGAATTTCCTGATAGGTGAACAAATATAAATGGGTGGGGAAAGAAactagaggaagaggagctcaGAGACCCAGCTGTCACCATGACTACATCCTAAACTGAGATCAGAAGCATTATAAGGTTAGCTTTCCCAAATGAATGTCTCACGTATTCTAACTCAGCTATCCAAATGAACACATGTAACTCTTCATCTCTGgattacagtatttttattaCATGTCAGCACCTGTAGGACCAGAGATTTATCTAGTATTACAAACCAGAATCAATACATATAGAGCCTGGGTCACACATCATAATCAGTTTCAGAAAGTTCTCAGCTTGTTTCCTCGTGCTCCATAACAAAGTGTTTGTGCTTGCTTTTTTCAAGGTTGTTGGACTCCCGAGGTTGTCAGTGTAATCAGAGGATGCTCCACCTGAATGACAGTTGCCCGGGCACCCTGTTTGCGTCACCACATCCAGCAGCACTAAAACCATTGTCATTGAAGAGCATTTCTCTTGTGAcactctctgtgtctccccTCATAGGCCTTGGAGTGGCTTCTAACAAGCTGGTTGTGTCACCTAGCTGAAGTAGCAGGGTACATAAGGGCATGAGGATTTTGTGCTTTACCCAGAAGCAATTAGCTGCCATTCAGTGCCAAGAGACACAAAGGTCACTGTGGGTGGCATTAGGCTCAAGGCATTACTAGATTGTATTTGTCACGGCAGCACTGTATATTGAAAGTGAAGCAACAATCACTCATGATTTTAATCACTGACAATAAATTAATACACTTGAATCCTGATCACCATTATTATGCAAAAACTACCAGATATCTTCACTGTCTCTACTGTTCTTTTGGCTTATGTGTCAATACCATGtaaatgtataatgtaaaaGCAGAACACATAACTGAACAGATACAcaaatctttttcatttattatgacAGCTCCTCACACAAACGCAGCTCAGAGGGAGCACAGCCATTACTACCTCAATATGTCAGAGAGattgaatgaaaactgaattgAGGGGGGGTAAAATCACTTAAGCTCAAAGGCCTAAGTCTatgtggaggaaaaaataaagagggGGGGGACTGTATTTCAGCTTCTGGACTTACTCTTATGGGTTTTGAGACAAAATAGAGCGACTGTTTGAAACAAACAGCATGCCATCAGGAGTCATTCTGTCCTGTTTGTCTGCTCTCTACTCTCTATTTCAAGGAGTTGAAATGTATTTActacctctgtgtgtgtgtgtgtgtgtgtgtgtgtgtgtgtgcgtgagaccAGTGTCATTTTTCGATCCGAAGAATGAGGATTGGACATTCTGGCTGGTTCTCACTTACTCAGGAGTCTGATTAAGGTGAAGGTTCAGAGATTAGTTTTGGGATTTAAGTTAGACTTATGTTTAGGTTATGGTTGGGGTTAGGTGGGGATGTTAAGATTAAATTTTTAAGCTGTTGAAAATCTTCCTTCTTTACTGAACCAATAAGATTTCAGGCCACAGGTCAGCAGTGAGTTCTGCCCAGAAGACAGGTTGTTTAAATACCGATTGTTAGGGGAACAACACGTGCAGATACAGGCTTGAATAATTTAGATGGATGgaatattattgtttatttatatatgcatACAACCGTTATATTGTTCTTGCCATCATCACTGATGATGGGGGTGGGGGCCACTGGAAGACGaactaatatatattttatatgaatgtgtaaataaaatcaacatGATAAAATGATGGCTCAGTTTTGGCttcaaaaacactcacattctCACTATGATTTACGATTTCAGAGATACTGTATTGAACTATAGCACATTAAACTGTGCAAGTGGTTGTGTTGCTGCCCCCCCCCGCATACAAACATGACAGCACATTGATCGTCACCGTAGCGAATACAAACAAGGTCTCAGCTCCCATCAGAGCTGATTCACACACCTGCTCATAGAACTCGTTGACGATGCCCTCTGTCCACTGCAGATGCAGGTCCTTGCACTTCAGAGGCCCATTGATGTCAGCCAGTTTAATACACATCTGGCACACCAGCAACCTGTCATTCTCGTTGGACCAATCGATGCCTGTGGATGGATCGTCACCGACCTAGAGGACCAACAAATGGACATATTGACATTTAACACATTCCAACATGGTGGCGGACACAGCATGTGGTTTGTAGAtattatgtaaatgtgatgCCATTAATCTGCTGTTCAAAGATTGCGTGTTTGTCTAGAGGGTTCACTAATCACACAACAAGACTGGAATGCACTGTGAATGAGACGAAAGCAAGTTAACCCTCTTCACATGTAGCTTCTTCCTCTATTATGAAACACATAGACCTAGAGTCTAGGTCTATGTGTATGCACTTTTCACCTCTTTTCTATGGTCTAGGTCCTAGACCATAGAAAAGAGGTGAAAAgtgctttatttaaaaatgtagagGTAACAATCACTGTGCTCTTCACAAGTTATGACCACTTCCAGTTTCTGTAAGATGTAATATATGTGAAGTTGTCTGGATTCACTGATTATCAACTCATTTCAAGGGACATGGCAGCACTCTCACACAAGAAGGTAAAGCTTGCACTAATCTAAACAAAGTTCAAACAAATTCATTATTTGTAGTTATGCTAAAAGAGCTTAAGCACTAGGGAAGGATGTTCACTGTCTCCCAGGGTTTTTATCATCCTAACTTAATAATCTAGGAAACTGAGGAGATCAAGTGCAAAACTTGATGGGTACTTCACAGAAAGCTAATTTGCTTCCAGGAAGAGCAAGGCAGGGTGCACTACAGTGAGAAACAGTGCTATTACTTTTGTTGCCAGGCCAGCAAGCTCAATACTAGCTGACAGGCCCTGGCCCTCGAACACCACCACTGTACTAATATTCACAATGGAAAAACCCAAGACCCTCAAACCTAAAGCCAACATTCTGTCTGCACTTACACGGGTTCTTGAAAAGCTGCAGGGCGCTTTGTGTTGTTGACTCGAGCTGGACATATTGCAAGTGTTATGCACAAACAGACCCGTTCCTTGGACATTTCTCTTTCAATAAAGTTCAATATTAAGAGCTATGGTATGACTGTATGAGGGAGGCACCCCTCCACAATACACTTACTCAACCAAAGTCAACAACCAACATACactaaaaaaactgaataatacTCTGACCATTTAAAGTCTCCCAGACTCTTCAGCCAATCTAGTTTCCCTagatgacaaaacaaaaggaatatTCATACATAAACTTTTCACTTTATATCTGAGGATAGGTAAGCTAAggtaaataaaatgatcaattttTTAAGTTAATGATTTTCAAGGGATTTGACCACCATATACATAAACTCTCCAGATCTACGGGTCATATCATTTCAATACTTAATAtagaacaaacatgtttttagagcTACCTTGGCATTGAACTCAGCTAGGAAGTCAAAGTGCTTCTTCAGATCAGTGGCCAGTATGGCCTCAATGACCAGGAAACGGAAGCGCTTGAACTCCACGTGGTCGAGGTTGACGAGGAAGTTGAACTCTGGCCGCGACATGAAGAGGTTCCAGGCTGAGGCAGCGTGGTGGTTTTCCAAGACGGATCGATCATTGTAGAGCACTGCCtacgaacacacacatgcactttacatttacaataaacacacacaacaatgtcTTTATGTGAATCCAACAATCCTGCACAGACAGTGCTAAAAAAGaggtaaaatatgtataaaaagtgaaactaGATAATGTAGATGATTCAAATGTTGCAAGAACCAGTGATAGAAATTAATAATAGTAAGTGTATTTACTCAACTGCTGTACTAAAGCACAATTTTGAGGGACATGTATTTTGATTTTCCCGTTTTATATTTCTtctccaccacatttcagaaTCAAAgattgtactttttactgtaCTCCTGCtcctacatttatttaataactTAACTAGATACTAGGTAAATTGCAGAAAAGATAAGAGAAAATAAGacataaagtaattaaaattagCCTCTGCCAGCTACAACCATAAAAATGATGTACAAACTAATGCGTCAATACTTATGATCTAATAATATACATCATTCTAAACTGGGctattctgcataatgagtactaTTACTTTTGGTACTTCAAGTGTATTTAGGTGTTACTATTACTAAAACTTGCACTTCTACTTGTAACAGAATCCCTCTGCACTGGAAGCAATGGGAAAACCACATAATGCTTCCAAAGTATTGTCAATAAAATTGCTGCTCTCTGATATTGGCTATACTTCAGTATCGTGACACCCTGTTCCCTCAACTTTAAGAGATTTgataagacagaaaatacaatCTCAACCAGACAAAACTGTACAATTCCAAGCTCATGATTTGTCAACATCTGACAAGCGTTGAGGAGTTGCTGTAATTGTCTGATTACACTGTCGAAGACTGATGACACGTTTCAGCCTTGGCAGTGCAGTTTGGCAGTGAAATAGACAGTGGAGGAAAATCAAATGATCATGATGTTGAttccaaagaaaaactgaatgtgTAACATTAAATCGGGCAAATGAAGTTGTGTGCATTGATCTATACTATAGACTGATTAGCATGAGTACCTGCGGGGCACTGGTGGCCACAAGGAAAGCGTTGGTCCGCCCGGGATGATCGTAGTCGTGCATTGCGGCGGCCACATAGAGGGCCATGAGCTCCAGAGCAGGTATGAGGCCTGACAGGCAGCCATAACCATCTTCTGACACAGTGTAGGTCTTTGAAACCAGGAAGCCCATATGACTGTGTGTTATTCCACTGTCGGAGTCTAGCCGCAGGGAAacagacagtgaggagggtGAAGAGCAGGGTGGCagaatttacaaaaacacacatactgtactttcaTGTGCCTatgcataaatacacacatatgcactctagagcacatacacacacacaaaagcacacttGAGCATTCAAATCCACTTATATGTGGATCAAAGGGATGGCCccagtaaggcatacaaatgagGTTATGGAAATATGGGTGAGAGGGAACTCTAATCTGCCTTTAATTTCATGCTGTTCTAGACTTCAAATAGTGTTTGATACGTAAATGCAAGTGCCAAAAGCCTGAGTAAGATAAGACAAACTGTGAGTAGGATAagaacacacactcctgcaggTTTGATGCTCTGACATTAATGAGGTGGCTCACAGGGAAGCTGCAGGCAGAtggaaaaatctaaatataaacGTCTGGCCTACTTATAGAAAATCTTTACAGTCATAAATGGCTTAACAAAActtggaaaaactgaaaattatggCAGCTAAATTGTTCATATGAGGCAtcttaacttttattttatacactTTTATGGACCTGAtggattcacacacacatcagcacccCCACCAGGTCATTCAAAGgtctgcatgcatgcatgcactaGTCATCACACCTGAGTCACTGGCAGAGCCGTGGTCAGTGATGAGGCTGGGCAGACCAGGCACAGCCTGTGTGGTGAGGTACCAGACTGCATGGAGCACATCTGTGGCGTGGACCCTGTTGTGATCTGGgtcaggaaagaaaacaagtcCGTTCAGTGTGTGCAACCTTCTCCACCAGGGTGCACTGTTGAGCTGTTTATGCTTCTTGTAACAACATAAAGGCTGCCATGCATCATATATGACtaacacaggaaaagaaaactgtctGATATTTCCCTCTAGTGGCTGGTTTCATTGTTACAGCTGCAAACAAGGGATGAATAAACTGAAGTGTAATGAAAGACATCAGGAGAGAGATGTTGAAGCTTACATGGTATGTCTCTATAACCATTCTCAAGGGCATGGAAGTAGTTCATGAATTCTTTTACAGGGATCTTAAAGGTCTCAAACAGGCCAGTGTCTTCAAAGAGCCTGTAGGagacctgaaacacaaacatcacattgTCAGAGAGTCTGTGGACATCACCAGGGGTGGGTGTTTAACATGTGACAAGTAAGAATGTTTCAATAATTTTATAAAACTGGAAACTGCGTTcaaaaaaaatatgactgtATTACTCTAgttgaataaacacacattgtATAATATGTCTTTGTCTGTTCATTTATGAATgcaataaaacataatgttaCTAAGTATCTCAGCAGTTTGTGTTGCTCTTaagtgtataataaatagtcaCTCTCTGTCACTGATGCTCACCTGACTGAGGATTCGTCCACATTTCCCATTGGTCTTCTCCATCAAGCAGAAGATGGGGAAGTTCCAATTGTTAAGCTGACTCATCAGAGGCTCCACGTCCTCCATTATTAACGGCTCTGGAGCCAGAATTGGTTTGTCCTGTACAAATGACAcgtaaaagagacagaaatgcaGTGTAAATAATGTATGTTCCAGTGTGACCTTTTGTTGTGCTTCATTAACAGAGTTATCAGAGGCCACTAATGTGACTGAGGGCAGTCTGCCTGGCCTCACGCTACCTCAGGAGGTAATAGTGGGTGGAGGATGACGTTCTGAGCAGggttttttccttcctctgtgtcctcctctgtATGTGCTACATCACTGCTGTCACTGTGGCTGGCTTCGTGGGTGCTGTCATAGTCTGATGACACAACCACTTGGTCCTCTgctagtaaaagaaaaaagcaaagagtATGTCACACTGCTGCCTAAGGGAAAATCCACTGTTAATCTCCTAATTCATATCACCAAGTTTTTTTGGGGCTGGTGAACTCAGTTCTCTGGTATATCCACTTCCCTTAATCCCAGTTTATTATAGCTGGTTATTTCCGCAATTCTCAAATGAATGTCCCAGAGATGGTGAGCGCTGTTGTTCATTAACACTTGGCGCATCTCTGTAAATTGCGGCCACGCCCCCTACTGAACACATGTCTGGTGGTGCCTGCAATGCATTATAGTCTGTGAGCCTGTATCGTCAGAGAAACTGGAACATCTGGATTTCTTACTGATTGGTTGTTGCAAATTGGTGAATGTGTTAAGAAATTCTTGGCTTTAAGTTACAGAGACCAAAATCTGATGAACCTTTAGCTGAAAAGGATTATTATCCTGAAGTATGAATGGAGaaccaaagaaaagaagagatcCAGACATGCAAGCTACATTGGAAATACCTGCTTGTATTTGCACTacagcaccaaaacaaaacagacaaaacttgggacagtcatttctttgtttgggGTTTTATGCACCTATACAGTATAGTACAGACAGAATACTGTctgtactatactgtatatatatatatatatactgtatatattaggCTCCAATATCAGCACATTGTAATGGATGCAGGGTCAGAGGGGAAGGAAAACACTGTGATACAGTATGTATGCCCAAAACCACTCTTCTCATGCTGCACGGAGACAGTGGTGGTAGTGTTAGAACGACTGAGAGCATACCTGACCGTGGTATCCTGTCTCCCTTGTCTATAGAGCCCTCCCCATGGCTCAGTTTGATGTATGGTCTCCCACAGCTGTAGAGAAGAGGAGTTTTAGAAGTTAGAGATAAAGCACAAAGGAGGATATGTTTCTTATATGTTTCAACTCCACAGCATATGACATTCCCTGTTGTCATACTGTGATATTTGCAGCTGGTGCTGTGTTGATTCTTCAACTAccgcatatatatatatatatatatgtgtcaGAATTAATCAATTTCAATGATTTTTAAAGAATTAAATGTTCAATCTTATGCCACAGGCTCCACACTGAAAGAgtcaatgtcaaaaaacaacatcctATCAGGATCGATTTTATCTTCTGCTCTGAGATTTGGATCCAAACGTGTATCCCAACATATACTGTCAatgcaagaaaatgttttctagttaataatatgaaatgaaagattTTGTGAGTAAGTTTGGTGTTTGTCATGTCATATTCTACAAAGCTGGTTTTGGTTGGCAGAGCAGGGAGTTAAAAACCAGTCCATACCtcaaaatcaacacaaaatgtttaaataaaaacactggggGGAAAAATGCAGACCAGTACATGTATGTTTGcttagagaaaacaaaatgtgcaagCCCCTGGTGTCTGTCACTGCACTGAAGAATTGGGACTAACGCCATTCACTACAGCTGTCTTTGATGTCTAACCAGTCGGCCGAAGttgtcaagaaaaaaacaaaaacccttaATGGGATTCCTACTGCGCTGTCCCCACATGAGGCAGACGTTCTACAGATGCTTCAAGAAAAATTCACATTAATGGACTTAATGGATGCAAACATTAACACAATGCAATGGGAATACACAACCaaacaaatgtgaaacagtTGCTGGTACTGGTGCTGTTATAAATGACTCATTAGCAATTGAGCCCACCCTCTTTGAGATTTATGACAGGCGAGTGTCAGCCACAGGAACAGTGTGCTGCTCACCACA from Seriola aureovittata isolate HTS-2021-v1 ecotype China chromosome 10, ASM2101889v1, whole genome shotgun sequence encodes:
- the LOC130176343 gene encoding cGMP-inhibited 3',5'-cyclic phosphodiesterase 3A-like isoform X2, whose amino-acid sequence is MAMTAESDSTCAQSSTREKSLGALDRNGYVKTCVIPLCRDRDYESWVRLMFTKIWSSQRLRSAVCVGSLSVFLALLVKCADWRAEASSSSSSADNRLSHSSSPFHFVTGCAAELLQTCWSVVSPLFTLLCAFFWVGVYLIRCGVLIQTALSLLTVCHLGEAAAWSLLDGTDEQLFSFTTAAVVVLVCVATGALMVARLNQGISVIVFISIIRTISLFSLHKVRATWRPYVAYLVGVLGILLARYADKLLPNQGRHKEGCTPVTGAREEIPVFKRRRRSSSVIASDMAHSQSNSKSHRRTSLPCIQRDQMLPRSEWDHKRGSRGSQSSGTTVMVDIAVMGEAHGLITDLLADPSLPPNTCTSLRAVSNLLTTQLTFQPLHRPRPAPLLNPGDAYTCSDSEEGPEKGEKTSIHKRLRRSLHPGLLRRISSTWTTTTSATGLPTIEPGPVRRDRSASIKPYHETLTCSCGRPYIKLSHGEGSIDKGDRIPRSEDQVVVSSDYDSTHEASHSDSSDVAHTEEDTEEGKNPAQNVILHPLLPPEDKPILAPEPLIMEDVEPLMSQLNNWNFPIFCLMEKTNGKCGRILSQVSYRLFEDTGLFETFKIPVKEFMNYFHALENGYRDIPYHNRVHATDVLHAVWYLTTQAVPGLPSLITDHGSASDSDSDSGITHSHMGFLVSKTYTVSEDGYGCLSGLIPALELMALYVAAAMHDYDHPGRTNAFLVATSAPQAVLYNDRSVLENHHAASAWNLFMSRPEFNFLVNLDHVEFKRFRFLVIEAILATDLKKHFDFLAEFNAKVGDDPSTGIDWSNENDRLLVCQMCIKLADINGPLKCKDLHLQWTEGIVNEFYEQGDEESSLGLPISPFMDRAAPQLAKLQESFITHIVGPLCNSYDSAGLIPGRWVEPNPEAEEPEITENEEEDEDDTAEEDTSTSSEASQKAAPKKRRKVFCQITQHLLENHEMWKKVIGEEAQKQGQGSESVHLNNVAEPILAIHEEDEEPGSREELVEGEDPEEGVEEPEWPVSPQEESKPPEELEEGDPQ
- the LOC130176343 gene encoding cGMP-inhibited 3',5'-cyclic phosphodiesterase 3A-like isoform X1 — protein: MAMTAESDSTCAQSSTREKSLGALDRNGYVKTCVIPLCRDRDYESWVRLMFTKIWSSQRLRSAVCVGSLSVFLALLVKCADWRAEASSSSSSADNRLSHSSSPFHFVTGCAAELLQTCWSVVSPLFTLLCAFFWVGVYLIRCGVLIQTALSLLTVCHLGEAAAWSLLDGTDEQLFSFTTAAVVVLVCVATGALMVARLNQGISVIVFISIIRTISLFSLHKVRATWRPYVAYLVGVLGILLARYADKLLPNQGRHKEGCTPVTGAREEIPVFKRRRRSSSVIASDMAHSQSNSKSHRRTSLPCIQRDQMLPRSEWDHKRGSRGSQSSGTTVMVDIAVMGEAHGLITDLLADPSLPPNTCTSLRAVSNLLTTQLTFQPLHRPRPAPLLNPGDAYTCSDSEEGPEKGEKTSIHKRLRRSLHPGLLRRISSTWTTTTSATGLPTIEPGPVRRDRSASIKPYHETLTCSCGRPYIKLSHGEGSIDKGDRIPRSAEDQVVVSSDYDSTHEASHSDSSDVAHTEEDTEEGKNPAQNVILHPLLPPEDKPILAPEPLIMEDVEPLMSQLNNWNFPIFCLMEKTNGKCGRILSQVSYRLFEDTGLFETFKIPVKEFMNYFHALENGYRDIPYHNRVHATDVLHAVWYLTTQAVPGLPSLITDHGSASDSDSDSGITHSHMGFLVSKTYTVSEDGYGCLSGLIPALELMALYVAAAMHDYDHPGRTNAFLVATSAPQAVLYNDRSVLENHHAASAWNLFMSRPEFNFLVNLDHVEFKRFRFLVIEAILATDLKKHFDFLAEFNAKVGDDPSTGIDWSNENDRLLVCQMCIKLADINGPLKCKDLHLQWTEGIVNEFYEQGDEESSLGLPISPFMDRAAPQLAKLQESFITHIVGPLCNSYDSAGLIPGRWVEPNPEAEEPEITENEEEDEDDTAEEDTSTSSEASQKAAPKKRRKVFCQITQHLLENHEMWKKVIGEEAQKQGQGSESVHLNNVAEPILAIHEEDEEPGSREELVEGEDPEEGVEEPEWPVSPQEESKPPEELEEGDPQ